A genomic stretch from Lathyrus oleraceus cultivar Zhongwan6 chromosome 2, CAAS_Psat_ZW6_1.0, whole genome shotgun sequence includes:
- the LOC127122745 gene encoding glutamyl-tRNA(Gln) amidotransferase subunit B, chloroplastic/mitochondrial, with amino-acid sequence MTNLIASMFSSMSVYTVYIDFEVVLLAYNALYFIFALLLKIPKDYEAVIGIETHVQLSTLTKAFCSCPYSYGSFPNSSICPVCMGLPGALPVLNSKVIEFAVKLGLALNCNLAFNSKFDRKQYFYPDLPKGYQISQFDVPIAAAGFLDVDIPLEFGGGHKRFGITRVHMEEDAGKLMHAENGNFSQVDLNRAGVPLLEIVSEPDMRNGIEASEYAAELQRLVRYLGVSNGNMQEGSLRCDVNVSVRPIGQSKFGTKVEVKNLNSFASMSRAIDFEISRQVLLHSQGQEDQIVQETRLWEEGSQRTITMRKKEGLADYRYFPEPDLPSVILSQEYVDAIQNCLPELPEEKRRRYEKMGLGMQDVLFLANDKNIAEFFDATLAKGADAKLVANWIMSDIAAFMKNEKLTINNIKLTPEELSELIGSIKGGIISGKIGKEILFELLAKGGSVKELIEKKDLVQIADPVEIEKMVDKVIAENPKQVEQYRGGKTKLQGFFAGQVMKVSKGKANPGLLNKILLVKLNSKS; translated from the exons ATGACCAACTTGATAGCATCTATGTTCAGCAGCATGAGTGTGTACACTGTGTATATTGACTTTGAAGTTGT ATTATTGGCTTACAATGCCTTATATTTTATTTTTGCTCTTCTACTTAAAATCCCAAAAGATTACGAAGCTGTCATTGGTATTGAAACTCATGTTCAGCTTTCTACACTCACCAAAGCCTTTTGTAGCTGTCCTTACAGTTATGGATCGTTTCCGAACAGTAGCATTTGTCCGGTTTGTATGGGTTTGCCTGGTGCTTTGCCTGTTTTGAACTCTAAGGTTATTGAGTTTGCTGTTAAACTGGGACTTGCTCTTAATTGCAACTTGGCTTTTAACTCCAAGTTTGATAGGAAACAGTATTTTTATCCTGATCTTCCAAAAGGGTATCAGATTTCTCAGTTTGATGTTCCGATTGCTGCTGCGGGTTTTcttgatgttgatattcctttgGAGTTTGGTGGGGGACATAAGAGGTTTGGCATTACAAGGGTTCATATGGAAGAGGATGCAGGGAAGCTAATGCATGCTGAAAATGGAAATTTCTCTCAG GTTGATCTAAATAGGGCAGGGGTACCTTTGCTAGAGATAGTTTCTGAGCCTGACATGAGAAATGGTATTGAAGCATCAGAATATGCAGCAGAATTACAGAGGTTGGTTAGGTATTTGGGAGTGAGCAATGGCAATATGCAAGAAGGTTCTCTTCGTTGTGATGTAAATGTATCAGTACGACCCATTGGGCAGTCAAAATTTGGGACAAAG GTTGAAGTAAAAAATTTAAACTCATTTGCGTCAATGAGCAGGGCTATTGATTTTGAAATTTCAAGGCAGGTATTACTTCATAGTCAAGGTCAAGAAGATCAAATAGTGCAGGAAACTCGACTCTGGGAAGAAGGTTCTCAG AGAACAATTACAATGAGAAAAAAGGAAGGCCTCGCTGATTATCGATATTTTCCAGAACCAGACCTTCCATCAGTAATCCTTTCCCAAGAATACGTGGATGCTATTCAAAATTGTTTACCGGAGCTTCCTGAAGAAAAACGTAGAAGATATGAAAAGATGGGATTAGGCATGCAAGATGTTCTTTTCCTAGCTAATGATAAAAAT ATTGCAGAATTTTTTGATGCTACTCTTGCAAAGGGTGCTGATGCAAAGCTGGTTGCCAACTGGATAATGAGTGACATTGCCGccttcatgaaaaatgaaaagcTGACCATAAATAACATAAAGCTTACACCTGAAGAGTTGTCCGAGTTGATAGGTTCCATTAAAGGTGGAATCATCAGTGGCAAGATTGGGAAGGAG ATACTATTTGAGCTGTTAGCCAAGGGTGGAAGTGTCAAGGAACTCATAGAAAAAAAGGATTTGGTTCAG ATAGCAGATCCTGTTGAAATTGAAAAAATGGTGGACAAAGTGATTGCAGAGAATCCGAAACAGGTAGAGCAATATCGAGGAGGCAAAACTAAACTTCAAGGTTTTTTCGCAGGCCAG GTGATGAAGGTATCTAAAGGCAAGGCAAATCCAGGTCTACTTAACAAGATTCTTTTGGTGAAATTGAATTCAAAAAGCTGA
- the LOC127119025 gene encoding general transcription and DNA repair factor IIH subunit TFB5-like, whose amino-acid sequence MVNATKGVFISCDIPMAQYIINMNASMPACDKFIIHVLDSTHMFVQPHVELMIRSQIAKFREDNTYVKPS is encoded by the exons ATGGTCAATGCAACAAAAGGCGTCTTCATTTCCTG TGACATACCTATGGCTCAATATATCATAAATATGAATGCTTCAATGCCTGCATGTGACAAGTTCATAATACATGTCTTGGATAGTACTCACATGTTTGTTCAACCCCATGTCGAGCTAATGATTCGGAGTCAAATCGCAAAGTTTAGAGAAGACAATACATATGTCAAGCCTTCTTGA
- the LOC127122743 gene encoding glutamyl-tRNA(Gln) amidotransferase subunit B, chloroplastic/mitochondrial, with protein sequence MTNLITSMFSSMSVYTVYIDFEVVLLAYNALYFIFALLLKIPKDYEAVIGIETHVQLSTLTKAFCSCPYSYGSFPNSSICPVCMGLPGALPVLNSKVIEFAVKLGLALNCNLAFNSKFDRKQYFYPDLPKGYQISQFDVPIAAAGFLDVDIPLEFGGGHKRFGITRVHMEEDAGKLMHAENGNLSQVDLNRAGVPLLEIVSEPDMRNGIEASEYAAELQRLVRYLGVSNGNMQEGSLRCDVNVSVRPIGQSKFGTKVEVKNLNSFASMSRAIDFEISRQVLLHSQGQEDQIVQETRLWEEGSQRTITMRKKEGLADYRYFPEPDLPSVILSQEYVDAIQNCLPELPEEKRRRYEKMGLGMQDVLFLANDKNIAEFFDATLAKGADAKLVANWIMSDIAAFMKNEKLTINNIKLTPEELSELIGSIKGGIISGKIGKEILFELLAKGGSVKELIEKKDLVQIADPVEIEKMVDKVIAENPKQVEQYRGGKTKLQGFFAGQVMKVSKGKANPGLLNKILLVKLNSKS encoded by the exons ATGACCAACTTGATAACATCTATGTTCAGCAGCATGAGTGTGTACACTGTGTATATTGACTTTGAAGTTGT ATTATTGGCTTACAATGCCTTATATTTTATTTTTGCTCTTCTACTTAAAATCCCAAAAGATTACGAAGCTGTCATTGGTATTGAAACTCATGTTCAGCTTTCTACACTCACCAAAGCCTTTTGTAGCTGTCCTTACAGTTATGGATCGTTTCCGAACAGTAGCATTTGTCCGGTTTGTATGGGTTTGCCTGGTGCTTTGCCTGTTTTGAACTCTAAGGTTATTGAGTTTGCTGTTAAACTGGGACTTGCTCTTAATTGCAACTTGGCTTTTAACTCCAAGTTTGATAGGAAACAGTATTTTTATCCTGATCTTCCAAAAGGGTATCAGATTTCTCAGTTTGATGTTCCGATTGCTGCTGCGGGTTTTcttgatgttgatattcctttgGAGTTTGGTGGGGGACATAAGAGGTTTGGCATTACAAGGGTTCATATGGAAGAGGATGCAGGGAAGCTAATGCATGCTGAAAATGGAAATTTGTCTCAG GTTGATCTAAATAGGGCAGGGGTACCTTTGCTAGAGATAGTTTCTGAGCCTGACATGAGAAATGGTATTGAAGCATCAGAATATGCAGCAGAATTACAGAGGTTGGTTAGGTATTTGGGAGTGAGCAATGGCAATATGCAAGAAGGTTCTCTTCGTTGTGATGTAAATGTATCAGTACGACCCATTGGGCAGTCAAAATTTGGGACAAAG GTTGAAGTAAAAAATTTAAACTCATTTGCGTCAATGAGCAGGGCTATTGATTTTGAAATTTCAAGGCAGGTATTACTTCATAGTCAAGGTCAAGAAGATCAAATAGTGCAGGAAACTCGACTCTGGGAAGAAGGTTCTCAG AGAACAATTACAATGAGAAAAAAGGAAGGCCTCGCTGATTATCGATATTTTCCAGAACCAGACCTTCCATCAGTAATCCTTTCCCAAGAATACGTGGATGCTATTCAAAATTGTTTACCGGAGCTTCCTGAAGAAAAACGTAGAAGATATGAAAAGATGGGATTAGGCATGCAAGATGTTCTTTTCCTAGCTAATGATAAAAAT ATTGCAGAATTTTTTGATGCTACTCTTGCAAAGGGTGCTGATGCAAAGCTGGTTGCCAACTGGATAATGAGTGACATTGCCGccttcatgaaaaatgaaaagcTGACCATAAATAACATAAAGCTTACACCTGAAGAGTTGTCCGAGTTGATAGGTTCCATTAAAGGTGGAATCATCAGTGGCAAGATTGGGAAGGAG ATACTATTTGAGCTGTTAGCCAAGGGTGGAAGTGTCAAGGAACTCATAGAAAAAAAGGATTTGGTTCAG ATAGCAGATCCTGTTGAAATTGAAAAAATGGTGGACAAAGTGATTGCAGAGAATCCGAAACAGGTAGAGCAATATCGAGGAGGCAAAACTAAACTTCAAGGTTTTTTCGCAGGCCAG GTGATGAAGGTATCTAAAGGCAAGGCAAATCCAGGTCTACTTAACAAGATTCTTTTGGTGAAATTGAATTCAAAAAGCTGA